The following proteins come from a genomic window of Paenibacillus wynnii:
- a CDS encoding ketoacyl-ACP synthase III has protein sequence MHLDSITIRQAAYYHPERVVHNDFYLNHFNSMGKDIERFLQVMGRERRYIADSEEENAFTMGLKAAQKVLLEAGLTGEDMDMIVFVSQTPEYTYPTNALLLHHKLQGKHRTITMDSNANCAGMVTSVEQTSRYMQSNPHVRYALVVGCDHSSIHCNPDDEITYPNFGDAAAAVILERSTDESKGFVDSLFYIDSEGSGNITFPACGLSNIYSKDVTPEQLRIRWIPFDGTVCVDAAINDIQELLARHELTIEDISAFCLSQFSLKNIELIQSGLAAPQEKFIYVGDEFGYTGTSSPFIAFQRGVEDGVIKRGDYVFFWSVGAGWQIPTMLFRY, from the coding sequence ATGCATTTGGACTCTATTACGATTCGCCAAGCCGCTTATTACCATCCGGAACGTGTCGTGCATAATGATTTTTACCTGAACCATTTTAACAGCATGGGCAAGGACATTGAACGATTTTTGCAAGTAATGGGACGGGAACGGAGATATATCGCGGATAGCGAAGAGGAGAATGCATTTACGATGGGTCTGAAGGCAGCCCAAAAGGTACTGCTGGAAGCCGGATTAACCGGAGAAGATATGGATATGATCGTATTTGTCTCTCAGACCCCGGAATATACCTATCCTACCAATGCTCTTCTGCTGCACCATAAGCTTCAGGGAAAACACCGCACCATTACAATGGATTCCAACGCCAATTGCGCCGGAATGGTTACCTCCGTGGAGCAAACAAGCCGTTATATGCAGTCTAATCCGCATGTCCGATACGCATTAGTCGTTGGATGTGACCACAGTTCTATCCATTGTAATCCCGATGACGAGATTACTTATCCTAACTTCGGAGATGCAGCAGCAGCTGTCATTCTCGAACGCAGCACTGACGAGAGTAAGGGATTTGTCGACTCTTTATTCTACATAGATTCAGAGGGCAGCGGTAATATTACGTTCCCGGCCTGTGGTTTATCGAATATTTACAGTAAGGATGTTACACCAGAGCAATTGCGCATCCGATGGATTCCTTTTGACGGTACGGTGTGCGTAGACGCTGCAATAAATGATATTCAAGAGCTTTTAGCTCGACATGAACTAACGATTGAAGATATTTCCGCTTTCTGCCTGTCACAGTTCTCCCTTAAAAATATTGAACTGATTCAGAGCGGCCTTGCAGCACCGCAAGAAAAATTCATCTACGTAGGTGACGAATTCGGCTATACAGGTACAAGCAGTCCTTTCATCGCTTTTCAGCGCGGTGTTGAGGATGGAGTCATTAAAAGAGGCGACTACGTGTTTTTCTGGTCAGTAGGCGCGGGATGGCAGATTCCGACGATGCTTTTCAGATACTGA
- the deoC gene encoding deoxyribose-phosphate aldolase: protein MSENTLSRMIDHTLLKADARKEDIIKLAEEAKEYKFASVCVNPAWVAVAHEVLKDTPEVKVCTVIGFPLGASTPETKAFETANAIANGAGEVDMVINIGALKTGDDEWVSRDIAAVVDAARGKALTKVIIETSLLTDEEKVRACKLSAQAGADFVKTSTGFSTGGATKEDIALMRATVGPDIGVKASGGVRSAEDALIMVGAGATRIGTSGGVAIAKGELNESGY, encoded by the coding sequence ATGAGCGAAAATACGCTATCCCGAATGATTGATCATACGCTGCTTAAAGCGGACGCACGGAAAGAAGACATAATTAAATTGGCTGAGGAAGCTAAAGAGTATAAGTTTGCCTCGGTTTGCGTTAATCCTGCATGGGTGGCTGTTGCCCATGAAGTGCTGAAGGATACTCCGGAGGTCAAAGTTTGTACAGTAATTGGTTTTCCACTGGGTGCTTCTACTCCGGAAACCAAAGCATTTGAAACAGCAAATGCCATCGCTAACGGAGCAGGCGAGGTAGATATGGTTATTAATATTGGGGCTCTTAAGACTGGCGACGATGAGTGGGTCAGCCGAGATATTGCTGCTGTCGTAGATGCAGCCCGTGGAAAAGCACTAACGAAGGTTATCATCGAGACCAGTCTTCTTACGGATGAAGAAAAGGTTCGTGCCTGCAAACTTTCTGCCCAGGCTGGTGCTGATTTTGTAAAAACATCTACAGGCTTCTCTACAGGAGGGGCAACGAAGGAAGACATCGCACTTATGCGGGCTACTGTGGGTCCTGATATTGGTGTGAAAGCTTCTGGCGGCGTTCGCAGTGCAGAGGATGCGCTTATAATGGTCGGAGCCGGTGCAACCCGTATTGGAACAAGCGGCGGCGTGGCTATTGCGAAGGGTGAACTGAACGAGTCGGGATATTAA